Proteins encoded in a region of the Phoenix dactylifera cultivar Barhee BC4 chromosome 3, palm_55x_up_171113_PBpolish2nd_filt_p, whole genome shotgun sequence genome:
- the LOC120110265 gene encoding protein RALF-like 33 → MARRAELPFLLLSLLLLLLATGASHSGGGVGEGAAPLSWIPGLSTCQGTIAECLAGEEFDLSSDVARRMLATSNYISYNALKRNNVPCSRRGASYYNCRPGAQANPYNRGCSAITRCRR, encoded by the coding sequence ATGGCGAGACGAGCGgaacttccttttcttcttctctccctcctcctcctccttctcgccACCGGCGCTTCCCACTCCGGCGGCGGAGTAGGGGAAGGCGCGGCGCCCTTGAGCTGGATCCCGGGGCTGTCGACGTGCCAGGGGACCATAGCGGAGTGCCTCGCCGGGGAGGAGTTCGATCTGAGCTCCGACGTGGCCCGCCGCATGCTGGCCACCTCCAACTACATCTCCTACAACGCCCTCAAGCGCAACAACGTCCCCTGCTCCCGCCGCGGCGCCTCCTACTACAACTGCCGCCCCGGCGCCCAGGCCAACCCCTACAACCGCGGCTGCTCTGCCATAACCCGCTGCCGGCGctaa